The DNA sequence CATTTCTCCGGCCGCGATATCACTGACCGCAAACATGCCGAACAGACGCTCGCCCGGGCCGAGGAGCTGGCCAGGGTAACGCTGCAATCGATCGGCGACGGCGTCATCACCACCGATGCCGAGGGCCGGGTGACGGCGCTGAACCCGATCGCCGAGCGCCTGACCGGCTGGCCGCAGAGCGAGGCCCTCGACCGGCCGGTCGGCGAGGTGTTTCGCCTGGTGCACGAAGACAGCCGCCGGCCGGTCGACAATCCGCTGCTGCGCTGCATCGCCGAAGATCAGGCGATCGACCTGCCGGGCACCGCCGTCCTGCTGAACCGCGACGGGGTCGAATATCACGTGGAAGATTCGGCGGCGCCCATTCATCTGCCCGACGGCACGCTGGCCGGCGCGGTGATCGTGTTTCGCGACGTGACCGACACCCGGCGCCTGGCGGACGAGATCTCCCACCAGGCGCGGCACGACCCGCTGACCGGTCTGCCCAACCGGCGCGAGTTCGAGCACCGGCTGGGCGAACTGCTGGAGCAGGCGCGCCGGACCGATGCCGTGCATGCCCTGTGTTACGTGGATCTGGATCAGTTCAAGGTGGTCAATGACGGCTGCGGTCACGCGGCCGGCGACCAGCTGCTGGTCGAACTGGCCACCGTGCTGCAGCACCGGATCCGCCGCGGCGACCTTCTGGCGCGCCTCGGCGGCGACGAATTCGGCTTGCTGCTGACCGACTGCCCACCGGACCAGGCGACGCAGATCGCCCATGATTTGCTGGGCGCGATCGGCGATTTCCGCTTTCGCTGGGGGGAACGCAGCTTCACCGTGGGCGCCAGCATGGGCCTGGTGCCGGTCGGCGCCAGCGCGGCATCGGCCGCGGAGCTGCTGAGCGAGGCGGACCTTGCCTGTTACACGGCCAAGGACCTGGGGCGCAACCGCATCCACCTGTTTCGGCACGGTGATGCCGATCTGGCACGCCGCCGCAGCGAAATGCAGTGGGCAACGGAACTGCGCGACGCGCTGGACGAGCAGCGCCTGCAGCTGTACGTGCAGCCGATTTGCGCGCTCGGCGAAGCCGACCGGCTGCCGTGGTACGAGGTGTTGCTGCGCCTGCGCCAGCGGGACGGGCGCATCGTGCTGCCGGGCGCCTTCCTGCCGGCTGCCGAACGCTTCGGGCTGATGCCGCTGATCGACGGCTATGTGGTATCACGCGCGATCGGCCACCTGCTGGCCTGCGGCCGGGCCGCCGGCGTGCGCCTGTCGGTGAACCTTTCCGGTCGCTCGCTGGAGGACCCGGGAGTGATCGGCATGATCGAGGGCTACTTCGCCGATCCGGGCCATGTGTCCGGCCGGCTGTGCCTGGAACTGACCGAGACCACCGCCGTCGCCCATCTTGGCCGCACGCGCGAGTTCATCCACCGTCTGCGCGGCGCCGGCTGTCTGTTTGCGCTGGACGACTTTGGCACCGGCGTGTCGTCGTTCGCCTACCTGAAGCATCTGCCGGTGGATTACCTGAAGCTGGACGGCAGCTTCGTGCGCGACATCACCCGCGAGCCGATCGACCGCGCCATGGTGGAGGCCATCCACCGGCTGTCGACCATCATGGGCTTTCAGACCATTGCCGAGTTCGTCGAGGACGCGGCGACGCTGCAGCTGCTGCTAGGCATCGGCATCGACTACGGGCAGGGCTTTTTGCTTGGCCGGCCGGCACCGATCGAATCGATGCTGGCGGGCACCCCGCAGTCGGCAATACGCACGGCCTGACGCGGCCGCCGGCTGCGTCAGGGCCGTTTCACGCCCGCCAGGCCACGTCGCAGCACAGCACGCCCGGCGCGCCAGCCAGCGATGCCGTCACGGCCAGCGTGACACAGGCCACGCCGAAACCCCGTTGCAGGTAGGCGCGGCTGCGCTGCACCGAATCCGGATTGGCGACGGCGCGGGCGAAAAACCCGCGCCCGGACGCATCCGCTCCCGGTTGGTCCAGCAGCATCGCAAAGCGCGGCCGGACGGCGTTGACGCCCAGCAGGTTGTCGCTGCGCTGAATGCCATCGCCATCGAGCCAGTAACAGCGCAGCAACGAGGTCTCATCGCGCATCGGGGCGGTTGCATCGGCCAGCGTGGCGCCGCCGGCCAGGCGCTGCGCGGCGGCGACCAGCTGCAGGCGCCAGACATCGGGCCAGGATGGCACCGGCGCGGCGCCGGCCGACGCCGCCGCGCGCGGCATGTCGATGGGGATGATCTGGGCACGGTCGCGCAGAACGGGCGCCGGGAAGGCGAAGTGAAAGCCCTGCGCCAGGTCGCAGCCGACTTCCAGCGCGAGCATGGCCTCGTCGTAGGTCTCCACGCCCTCCATCAGCACCAGCGCGCCGCAGTCGTGCAGGAACTCGACCAGGCCGGGCAGCAGGCGGCGCTCCTCGTGACGGGCCAGGGCGGCCAGCAGCAGCTCGCGGTCGAGCTTGACGATGTCGACGCCCAGCGACCACAGGCGCGTCAGGCTGGACAGACCGACCCCGTAATCGTCGATCGCCACCAGGCAGCCGATTTGCCGGTAATGGGCCACCGCATCGGCCAGTGTGTCGCCGTCCTGCACGCCGCTCTCGGCGATTTCAACCACCACCCGCGCCGGATCGAAGCCGTTCCTGTCCAGCATGTTGGCCAGGAATTCGCCATGCCGGCGGTGGCTCGCCACCACCAGCGGCGATACGTTCAGGAACAGCCAGCCATCGGCAGTGCCGGCCTGGCCCTGAAAATTGCGCAGGTGCAGCAGCCGGCACAGGGTATCCAGTTCCACCAGGCCGGCCTCGTCCAGGCCACCGCTGAAGAACCGGAACGGCGTCGCGCCCCGCCCGTCGGCATAGTCCAGACGGACCAGCCCCTCGTGGCCCACCACCCGGCCGGTGCTCAGCGTCACCACCGGCTGGAACACGCTCGACAGGCGCAGGCTGCGGAACTGGCCCTGCCAGCAACCGTCGTCGGCCTGGCTGGCCAGGGTCTCGAGATGGGAAAGCTGCGAGGCGGTACGCGGGTTCGACATGGCGTTCGGCACGCTCCAGTGAATGGCCACAGGTCTGCCTGTCGGGCGTGACAGGTCACTACCTGGCCTTGTATCGGCCGGTCAGGCAGGCGCTGAATGCCGCCGAACGGCTTTTCTATACCCCGGCGGGGCCCGGCACAACTGCCGCCGATCGGAGAACTGTATGGCCCAGCCATGCCGTGCGATAACGCGCGGCACAGCCGCGCTCCCACTCAGCCGCCGAACATCCCGGCCAGGAAGGCAATCTCGTCGCCGATGCGCACGTCCAGGATCGCCGGCCGGCCCTCGCGTACCGCCGCCACGGCGCGACCGACGGCGGCGCGGATCTGCGCCGGGTCCTCTACCTTCTCGCCGTGGCCGCCGAACAGCACCGCCAATTGGCCATAGTCCGGATTGGGGGCGATCGGCGAGCTGACGTGATGGCGATGGGTGACCGCCGCGCCCTGCGGGTACAGGAACTCGGTGCCCATCTGCATGGACCGGTAGTGACCGTTGTTGAAGATCACGGTCAGCATGCCAATGCCGTACTGCTGCGCGAAGCCGAGCGCCGCCAGGCCGGGGTTGTAGTTGTAGGTGCCATCGCCGACGAAGGTCACCAGCAGCTTGTTCGGCAGCCCCACCGCGGCGCCCAGGCCCATGCCCAAGCCAAGGCCCAGGCCGCCGGAAAGGGCATTGATGAAATGCCCGGGCTTCAAGCGATCCATCACATTGATGATGGTGTGATGGCTGAGGATGGTCTCATCGATGATGACGGCGTCGTCCGGTAGGCAGGCGTTCAGTTCGTGACACAGAAAGCGCGCGTCGATCGGCGTCGCGCCGGCGTTCTGCAGCGCATCCTCCCGCCACTGCGCGCGCCGCGCCACGCTGCGTCCGGCCCAGGCGGCCTGCCGC is a window from the Immundisolibacter sp. genome containing:
- a CDS encoding EAL domain-containing protein yields the protein MEKPCITGPSAFDDWLRSNPDPVAIARGVALQDIRLLRWNDAFATLLGMREDADPAPRFAAALARMAQLDEQQEQAFVAANREALRAGRTKTRWQFLDPAGKRMSAEVELTALPSLAPDVYSVHIRDIGAVIEVQAELATSEARFRDLFEVAEDAFGFISVVDGEPCFIDCNAYLARLYGASDKAQVIGATPLDFSPAVQPDGRSSVDRARMESERALEKGFARFDWYSLRLDGTPFWLDVALTIQPSWGAGVLHFSGRDITDRKHAEQTLARAEELARVTLQSIGDGVITTDAEGRVTALNPIAERLTGWPQSEALDRPVGEVFRLVHEDSRRPVDNPLLRCIAEDQAIDLPGTAVLLNRDGVEYHVEDSAAPIHLPDGTLAGAVIVFRDVTDTRRLADEISHQARHDPLTGLPNRREFEHRLGELLEQARRTDAVHALCYVDLDQFKVVNDGCGHAAGDQLLVELATVLQHRIRRGDLLARLGGDEFGLLLTDCPPDQATQIAHDLLGAIGDFRFRWGERSFTVGASMGLVPVGASAASAAELLSEADLACYTAKDLGRNRIHLFRHGDADLARRRSEMQWATELRDALDEQRLQLYVQPICALGEADRLPWYEVLLRLRQRDGRIVLPGAFLPAAERFGLMPLIDGYVVSRAIGHLLACGRAAGVRLSVNLSGRSLEDPGVIGMIEGYFADPGHVSGRLCLELTETTAVAHLGRTREFIHRLRGAGCLFALDDFGTGVSSFAYLKHLPVDYLKLDGSFVRDITREPIDRAMVEAIHRLSTIMGFQTIAEFVEDAATLQLLLGIGIDYGQGFLLGRPAPIESMLAGTPQSAIRTA
- a CDS encoding EAL domain-containing protein; this translates as MSNPRTASQLSHLETLASQADDGCWQGQFRSLRLSSVFQPVVTLSTGRVVGHEGLVRLDYADGRGATPFRFFSGGLDEAGLVELDTLCRLLHLRNFQGQAGTADGWLFLNVSPLVVASHRRHGEFLANMLDRNGFDPARVVVEIAESGVQDGDTLADAVAHYRQIGCLVAIDDYGVGLSSLTRLWSLGVDIVKLDRELLLAALARHEERRLLPGLVEFLHDCGALVLMEGVETYDEAMLALEVGCDLAQGFHFAFPAPVLRDRAQIIPIDMPRAAASAGAAPVPSWPDVWRLQLVAAAQRLAGGATLADATAPMRDETSLLRCYWLDGDGIQRSDNLLGVNAVRPRFAMLLDQPGADASGRGFFARAVANPDSVQRSRAYLQRGFGVACVTLAVTASLAGAPGVLCCDVAWRA